In Mangrovivirga cuniculi, the following proteins share a genomic window:
- a CDS encoding EndoU domain-containing protein, whose translation MTESQTLHFIKSLKLSFGTLQTAGVEIYGKKGDGKGGWVDGWINKKSTFFPDSWSKSKIQAEVAHAFKTKEFDRLENGAEIFRGTGSDDSIIEIVIRGGIVKTAYPIIP comes from the coding sequence ATGACCGAGTCACAGACTCTGCATTTCATAAAAAGTTTGAAGTTGTCCTTCGGAACACTCCAAACAGCGGGGGTGGAAATATATGGAAAGAAAGGTGATGGTAAAGGTGGTTGGGTTGATGGATGGATCAACAAAAAGTCAACTTTCTTCCCAGACAGCTGGTCGAAATCAAAAATACAAGCTGAAGTTGCACATGCTTTCAAGACGAAAGAATTTGATAGACTAGAGAATGGAGCAGAGATTTTTAGAGGAACAGGTTCGGATGATTCAATTATAGAAATCGTGATAAGAGGCGGAATAGTCAAGACAGCTTATCCTATAATTCCATAA
- a CDS encoding HD domain-containing protein: protein MDAFTKVKEHALDILRNKLSDKLYYHSIDHTLGVYDVCNEYIERDKIDRHRAELLRIGALTHDIGFTVSNKNHEEHGVVITTEIMRKYGYTDDEITLVAGLIMATKIPQSPKTDLERIICDADLDYLGGDEFYEISNQLFKELKGFGVIDSIDDWNKAQINFLEKHHYHTDFAIEHREPEKQKRLNELKQAVINSG from the coding sequence ATGGATGCATTCACAAAGGTAAAAGAACATGCATTAGATATTTTAAGAAATAAACTATCTGATAAATTATATTATCATAGTATAGATCATACACTAGGGGTTTACGATGTATGCAATGAATACATCGAGCGAGATAAAATTGACCGCCATCGGGCGGAATTATTGCGAATTGGAGCTCTTACCCATGATATTGGATTTACCGTTTCAAACAAAAATCACGAAGAGCACGGAGTGGTGATTACAACTGAAATAATGAGAAAATACGGTTATACGGATGATGAAATCACCTTAGTCGCCGGTTTAATCATGGCAACAAAAATACCGCAATCGCCTAAAACCGATCTTGAAAGAATTATTTGTGATGCTGACCTTGACTACCTGGGTGGGGATGAGTTTTATGAAATCAGTAACCAGCTTTTCAAAGAATTAAAAGGGTTCGGTGTTATTGATTCGATCGATGACTGGAATAAAGCTCAAATAAACTTCCTTGAAAAACACCACTATCATACAGATTTTGCGATAGAGCATAGGGAACCAGAAAAGCAAAAGCGATTAAATGAATTAAAACAAGCAGTAATTAATTCAGGTTGA
- a CDS encoding Pycsar system effector family protein codes for MAETKENIKYGDQDPQNYWLQLERLERLIRASELKAGVIFSFHSLILGLFVDRLDYFQALFAESIVVLILAGLWILLVLVSIYYCFRCFMPRMVLNYKSNVFFFRDAIYAFGDVDEFNKNYIETCGDIKELCLELSQQVHIESKIIDKKFASVQLSIKYFAVSFIALILILLYWVIFL; via the coding sequence ATGGCAGAAACTAAGGAGAATATAAAATACGGAGACCAGGATCCTCAAAATTACTGGTTACAATTAGAACGCCTCGAACGACTAATCAGAGCATCTGAGTTAAAAGCAGGTGTGATATTTTCATTTCATAGTTTAATCCTCGGGCTTTTCGTAGATCGCCTCGACTATTTTCAGGCTCTTTTTGCGGAAAGTATTGTGGTACTCATTCTTGCCGGATTATGGATTTTACTGGTTTTAGTATCAATTTATTACTGTTTTAGGTGTTTTATGCCAAGAATGGTGTTAAATTATAAAAGTAATGTATTTTTCTTTCGAGATGCGATATATGCTTTTGGTGATGTAGATGAATTCAATAAAAATTATATTGAAACTTGTGGAGATATTAAAGAGTTATGCCTCGAGTTGAGTCAGCAGGTTCATATTGAAAGCAAAATCATTGACAAAAAGTTTGCGAGCGTACAATTATCAATAAAATATTTTGCAGTCAGTTTTATTGCTCTGATCCTTATATTATTGTATTGGGTAATATTTCTGTAG
- a CDS encoding adenylate/guanylate cyclase domain-containing protein — translation MDEYIPGLNNNQLTAGQLMGIGEVYFKQDKFEEALDKFEKTIPLSENSLDYAYNLIMLGRIETALNNDQKAVEYLNKANQYAIDNELQLDHVQSLLSLGDIYLKTDPDKAIDSYQKAEKIALSMGISGELRDVYLGLYKAYQQKEDYEKALVFHEQYLAQKDSLFNIATDDRIRGLQFEFELDKKQNQIGLLEKEREIAQLNEKRQKNLTLATGIGAGLIFIIALGLFNRYRFIQKTNRLINIEKARSDNLLLNILPKETANELKQYGKVKAKRFDEVTVMFTDFKGFTYYSETLSPEDLVKSVDYYFAEFDAIMEKYGIEKIKTIGDAYMCASGMPFPDNHNPENVVLAAMEIIEIVNNVKKDQPEIFPFEVRIGINTGPVVAGVVGIKKFAYDIWGDTVNVAARMESSSTPGKINISETTYELVKDKFECSYRGALDVKNKGQLNMYFVEGIKNEEEIDANLKHSGKIS, via the coding sequence TCAACTCATGGGTATCGGGGAAGTTTATTTCAAGCAGGATAAATTTGAAGAAGCTTTAGATAAGTTCGAAAAAACTATACCCCTGAGTGAAAATAGTCTGGATTACGCCTATAACCTCATCATGCTCGGCAGGATTGAAACTGCTTTAAATAATGATCAGAAAGCTGTAGAATATCTTAATAAGGCTAACCAATACGCTATTGATAATGAATTGCAGCTGGATCATGTTCAATCCTTACTTTCTCTTGGCGACATCTATCTGAAGACAGATCCCGATAAAGCAATCGACAGTTATCAAAAAGCAGAAAAAATAGCTTTAAGTATGGGGATTTCCGGAGAACTCCGGGATGTTTACCTGGGTTTATACAAAGCGTATCAGCAAAAAGAAGATTATGAAAAAGCGCTGGTTTTTCATGAACAATACCTGGCACAGAAAGACTCTCTTTTTAATATAGCTACTGATGATCGCATCAGGGGCCTACAATTTGAATTTGAACTGGATAAAAAACAAAATCAAATAGGTTTACTGGAAAAGGAAAGAGAAATTGCCCAATTAAATGAAAAGCGTCAAAAAAACCTGACTTTAGCTACTGGAATCGGTGCAGGGTTAATATTTATTATTGCTCTCGGGCTTTTTAACAGGTATAGATTTATTCAAAAGACCAACAGACTTATCAATATTGAGAAAGCCAGATCAGATAATCTTTTACTGAATATTTTACCAAAAGAAACAGCCAACGAACTAAAACAATATGGTAAAGTAAAGGCAAAGAGATTTGATGAGGTTACCGTGATGTTCACCGATTTTAAAGGGTTTACATATTATTCTGAAACTCTTTCCCCAGAAGACCTGGTGAAAAGTGTGGACTATTATTTTGCTGAATTCGATGCAATAATGGAAAAATATGGCATCGAAAAAATAAAAACTATTGGCGATGCATATATGTGTGCCTCAGGAATGCCTTTCCCTGACAATCATAACCCTGAAAATGTTGTTCTGGCGGCTATGGAGATTATTGAAATAGTTAATAATGTGAAAAAGGATCAGCCGGAGATATTTCCTTTTGAAGTAAGAATAGGTATTAATACCGGTCCGGTAGTTGCCGGGGTTGTAGGAATTAAAAAATTCGCTTATGATATCTGGGGAGATACTGTGAATGTGGCTGCGAGAATGGAATCATCATCCACACCTGGCAAGATTAATATTTCTGAAACAACTTACGAATTAGTAAAAGATAAATTTGAATGTTCATATCGAGGTGCACTGGATGTGAAGAATAAAGGGCAGTTGAACATGTATTTTGTAGAAGGGATTAAAAATGAGGAAGAAATAGATGCCAATTTAAAACATTCAGGAAAAATTTCTTAA